The following proteins are encoded in a genomic region of Blastopirellula marina:
- a CDS encoding P-II family nitrogen regulator: protein MKQIIAIVKPYLAEKVLDTLSRAPLEALNVREVKGFGRQKNYLDEYSESEYSKTFLPKIEISAWLDDARVEETLRKIVAVARSGRMGDGKIFVLPLSFQADMIDIAEVEQRET from the coding sequence GTGAAGCAAATCATCGCCATTGTGAAGCCCTATTTGGCCGAGAAGGTTCTCGATACCCTGAGTCGGGCACCGCTAGAAGCTTTGAATGTCCGCGAAGTGAAGGGTTTTGGCCGGCAGAAGAACTACCTGGATGAATATAGCGAAAGCGAATACTCCAAGACTTTTCTGCCCAAGATCGAAATCAGCGCCTGGTTAGACGATGCTAGAGTTGAAGAGACATTAAGGAAAATTGTCGCGGTTGCGAGAAGCGGACGTATGGGAGATGGCAAGATCTTTGTGCTTCCCCTCTCCTTCCAAGCCGATATGATCGATATAGCGGAAGTTGAACAACGCGAAACCTGA